In the Mastacembelus armatus chromosome 2, fMasArm1.2, whole genome shotgun sequence genome, one interval contains:
- the LOC113127519 gene encoding retinol dehydrogenase 7-like produces the protein MYLYLLGLVVFYYVYRWVRELPRVPNKSSKYVYITGCDSGFGNLLARHLDKHGFRVIAGCFTEKGEEDLKKFCSGNLITTSLDVRSEDSVARVAAMIKDKVGEHGLWAVVNNAGVSIPSGPCDWLTIKDYKSMLDVNLNGVIAVTLSVLPLIKKARGRVVNVASVFGRISVTGGPYAVSKYGVEAFNDSLRLNMTPFGVKVLCIEPGFFKTLVTDVDILRRNVKMLWDRLPQDVRDDYGPEYLQKTFALIEDKVARMSDGDLMKVVSCMEHAVAAVRPRTRYSPGWDAKLFWLPLSYMPACISDYIIKRQAIPIAKQMQ, from the exons ATGTACTTGTACCTACTGGGTTTGGTGGTTTTCTACTATGTGTACCGCTGGGTCAGGGAGCTTCCCAGGGTCCCCAACAAGAGCAGTAAGTATGTGTATATCACAGGCTGCGACTCTGGATTTGGCAACCTCCTGGCCCGCCACCTGGACAAGCACGGCTTCAGAGTGATTGCCGGGTGTTTCACTGAGAAGGGGGAGGAGGACCTGAAGAAGTTCTGCTCTGGCAACCTTATCACAACATCCCTGGATGTTAGGTCAGAGGACAGTGTTGCCAGAGTTGCAGCAATGATCAAGGACAAAGTGGGGGAGCATG GCTTATGGGCTGTAGTGAACAATGCAGGTGTGTCCATTCCCTCTGGCCCATGTGATTGGCTCACCATTAAGGACTACAAGTCCATGCTGGATGTGAATCTGAACGGGGTGATTGCTGTGACCCTGAGTGTCCTGCCGCTAATAAAGAAGGCCAGGGGAAGGGTGGTCAATGTAGCCAGTGTGTTTGGGAGGATCAGTGTCACTGGTGGTCCATACGCTGTCTCTAAGTATGGTGTGGAAGCTTTCAATGACAGCCTCAG gtTAAATATGACACCTTTTGGTGTCAAAGTTCTCTGCATTGAACCAGGCTTCTTCAAAACACTCGTGACTGATGTTGATATCCTGAGAAGAAATGTCAAGATGCTTTGGGACAGACTGCCCCAGGACGTCCGAGATGACTATGGACCTGAATATCTGCAAAAGA CTTTTGCACTTATTGAAGACAAAGTTGCCAGGATGAGCGATGGAGATCTGATGAAGGTGGTCAGCTGCATGGAGCACGCTGTAGCTGCCGTCAGGCCCCGCACCCGCTACTCCCCAGGGTGGGATGCCAAACTTTTCTGGCTGCCACTGTCATACATGCCAGCCTGTATTTCTGATTACATCATCAAGAGACAAGCCATTCCTATAGCTAAGCAGATGCAGTAA
- the atp5f1b gene encoding ATP synthase F(1) complex subunit beta, mitochondrial encodes MLGAVGRCCTGALQALKPGVQPLKALVGSPAVLSRRDYVAPAAAASVATGRIVAVIGAVVDVQFDEGLPPILNALEVAGRDTRLVLEVAQHLGENTVRTIAMDGTEGLVRGQKVLDTGAPIRIPVGPETLGRIMNVIGEPIDERGPITTKQTAPIHAEAPEFTDMSVEQEILVTGIKVVDLLAPYAKGGKIGLFGGAGVGKTVLIMELINNVAKAHGGYSVFAGVGERTREGNDLYHEMIESGVINLKDTTSKVALVYGQMNEPPGARARVALTGLTVAEYFRDQEGQDVLLFIDNIFRFTQAGSEVSALLGRIPSAVGYQPTLATDMGTMQERITTTKKGSITSVQAIYVPADDLTDPAPATTFAHLDATTVLSRAIAELGIYPAVDPLDSTSRIMDPNIVGAEHYDVARGVQKILQDYKSLQDIIAILGMDELSEEDKLTVARARKIQRFLSQPFQVAEVFTGHLGKLVPLKETIKGFKSILGGEYDALPEQAFYMVGPIEEVVQKAEKLAEEHS; translated from the exons ATGCTAGGAGCAGTGGGACGCTGCTGCACCGGGGCTCTGCAGGCTCTTAAGCCTGGGGTCCAGCCCCTGAAGGCTCTCGTTGGATCCCCAGCCGTTCTTTCAC GTAGAGACTATGTGGCACCTGCTGCTGCCGCCAGCGTTGCCACCGGGCGCATTGTGGCTGTCATCGGTGCCGTGGTGGACGTCCAGTTCGATGAGGGCCTTCCTCCCATCCTCAATGCTCTGGAGGTCGCTGGCCGTGACACCAGGCTCGTCCTGGAGGTAGCACAGCATCTTG GGGAGAACACTGTGCGTACCATTGCTATGGATGGAACAGAAGGTCTGGTCCGTGGACAGAAAGTTCTGGACACCGGTGCCCCCATCAGAATTCCAGTGGGCCCTGAAACCCTGGGCAGGATTATGAATGTCATTGGAGAGCCCATCGATGAGAGGGGTCCCATCACCACCAAGCA AACCGCACCTATCCATGCTGAGGCTCCTGAATTCACTGATATGAGTGTGGAGCAGGAAATTCTGGTAACTGGCATTAAGGTGGTGGATCTGCTGGCCCCCTACGCTAAGGGAGGAAAGATCG GTCTGTTTGGTGGTGCTGGCGTAGGCAAGACTGTGTTGATCATGGAGCTGATCAACAATGTGGCTAAAGCCCATGGTGGTTACTCTGTGTTTGCTGGTGTGGGCGAGCGAACACGTGAGGGAAATGACCTGTACCATGAAATGATTGAGTCTGGTGTCATTAACCTGAAGGACACCACCTCCAAG GTGGCGCTGGTGTATGGACAGATGAATGAGCCCCCTGGTGCTCGTGCCAGAGTGGCCCTGACTGGACTGACAGTAGCTGAGTACTTCCGTGACCAGGAGGGTCAGGACGTGCTGCTCTTCATTGACAACATCTTCCGCTTCACACAGGCTGGCTCTGAG GTGTCTGCCCTGCTGGGCCGTATCCCCTCTGCTGTGGGTTATCAGCCCACTCTGGCCACTGACATGGGTACCATGCAGGAGAGAATCACAACAACCAAGAAGGGTTCCATCACATCTGTGCAG GCCATCTATGTGCCTGCTGATGATCTGACTGACCCTGCCCCTGCCACCACTTTCGCTCACTTGGATGCCACCACTGTGTTGTCCCGTGCTATCGCTGAGCTGGGTATTTACCCTGCTGTGGACCCCCTGGATTCAACTTCCCGAATCATGGACCCCAACATTGTTGGAGCTGAACATTATGATGTCGCCCGTGGTGTACAGAAAATCCTTCAG GACTACAAATCCCTGCAGGATATCATTGCCATCCTGGGTATGGATGAGTTGTCAGAGGAGGACAAACTGACTGTGGCTCGTGCCCGCAAGATCCAGCGTTTCCTGTCCCAGCCCTTCCAGGTGGCTGAGGTATTCACTGGCCACTTAGGCAAGCTGGTGCCTCTCAAGGAGACCATCAAGGGCTTTAAGAGCATCCTTGGTG GTGAGTATGATGCTCTGCCAGAGCAGGCCTTCTACATGGTCGGCCCCATCGAGGAAGTTGTTCAGAAGGCTGAGAAGCTGGCTGAGGAGCACTCATAA